Proteins encoded in a region of the Agromyces protaetiae genome:
- a CDS encoding P1 family peptidase, translating into MTGSTVEPTADDGVAHRLTPPPYWGDRVGNDDVELVPVHGPGRADVPFDFPGVSVGTAEYAEGPTGATVISIPAGVRTSVDARGGAIGIIGRYEEFNHAICFAGGSAYGLAAATGVDEALLEERRGRVGWQDLLSASGAVIYDLAARDTGIVPDAALGRAALAAARSDAIAVGRVGAGVAASAGKIDLARCEFSGQGAAFRQIGAIRILVVTVVNPVGVIVDRDGTVIRGNYDRETGERRLPVLDYEAALLAGEQPTTAAGNTTVTAVLTNVKLDDKELRLFGRQVHSSMHRAIQPFHTNHDGDTLFAMTTDEVDLPPAGSTRLGEQAINSIALASVASEVAWDAVLEAGR; encoded by the coding sequence ATGACCGGCAGCACCGTCGAGCCGACCGCTGACGACGGGGTCGCTCACCGCCTGACGCCACCGCCCTACTGGGGCGATCGTGTCGGCAACGACGACGTCGAGTTGGTGCCCGTGCACGGGCCCGGCCGGGCCGACGTGCCGTTCGACTTCCCGGGTGTGAGCGTCGGCACCGCCGAGTACGCCGAAGGGCCGACCGGCGCGACCGTCATCTCGATTCCCGCGGGCGTGCGCACCTCGGTCGACGCGCGTGGCGGCGCCATCGGCATCATCGGGCGCTACGAGGAGTTCAACCACGCGATCTGCTTCGCGGGCGGATCGGCCTACGGGCTCGCGGCCGCGACCGGCGTCGACGAGGCCCTGCTCGAGGAACGTCGCGGCCGCGTCGGCTGGCAGGATCTGCTGTCGGCGTCGGGAGCGGTCATCTACGACCTCGCCGCACGTGACACGGGCATCGTGCCGGATGCCGCACTCGGGCGCGCGGCGCTCGCCGCGGCGCGCAGCGACGCGATCGCGGTCGGCAGGGTCGGCGCGGGCGTCGCCGCATCAGCCGGGAAGATCGACCTCGCGCGGTGCGAGTTCTCGGGTCAAGGGGCGGCGTTCCGGCAGATCGGCGCGATCCGGATCCTCGTGGTCACGGTCGTCAACCCCGTCGGCGTCATCGTCGACCGCGACGGCACCGTGATCCGCGGCAACTATGACCGCGAGACCGGCGAGCGGCGGCTGCCGGTGCTCGACTACGAGGCCGCGCTGCTCGCGGGCGAGCAGCCGACGACCGCCGCGGGCAACACGACCGTGACGGCCGTCCTCACCAACGTGAAGCTCGACGACAAGGAGCTGCGGCTGTTCGGGCGTCAGGTGCACAGCTCGATGCACCGTGCCATCCAGCCCTTCCACACCAACCACGACGGCGACACGCTGTTCGCGATGACGACCGACGAGGTCGACCTGCCGCCCGCCGGCAGCACCCGGCTCGGTGAGCAGGCGATCAACTCGATCGCGCTCGCCTCGGTCGCCTCCGAGGTGGCCTGGGACGCCGTGCTCGAGGCCGGCCGATGA
- a CDS encoding C45 family peptidase, producing MTVRRFETDELDPYARGVALGRFGADEIAANVAGYSELFEVVGVQPGDLPRLGREAAEQIAAWAPDLATELRGQADGAGLELWQLGMLNARTEILATVGAIGEGECSTSVVLPEAGPPRTVQTWDWHDVSNDDTLVVRYLARPGHEVRYFTEFGILGKIGVNSAGLGVHFNILNHANDGDGIGVPVHAVARQLLEQATSLDEAIEIARSASVTASTVLTIVAYRDGRSDAACVELSSGGTAVVRPTGDGVLLHTNHFLDDALAGGEMVPDTSSTYPRLEHLRDRLGALTSMDAVERAGVGMLVHEADGAPVCCHPDPALSFEHRWQTLLTISLDVEGGHLQFHEGGPCTVTRDSWQVF from the coding sequence ATGACCGTCCGCCGTTTCGAGACCGACGAGCTCGACCCGTACGCGCGGGGCGTCGCGCTCGGCCGGTTCGGCGCCGACGAGATCGCGGCGAACGTCGCCGGCTACTCCGAGCTGTTCGAGGTCGTCGGCGTGCAGCCGGGCGACCTTCCCAGGCTCGGCCGAGAGGCCGCCGAGCAGATCGCGGCGTGGGCACCCGACCTCGCCACCGAGCTCCGCGGCCAGGCCGACGGTGCGGGACTCGAGCTGTGGCAGCTCGGCATGCTGAACGCGCGCACCGAGATCCTCGCGACCGTCGGCGCGATCGGCGAGGGGGAGTGCTCGACCTCGGTCGTGCTGCCCGAGGCGGGGCCGCCCCGCACCGTGCAGACCTGGGACTGGCACGACGTCTCCAACGACGACACACTCGTCGTTCGCTACCTCGCCCGGCCAGGGCATGAGGTGCGGTACTTCACCGAGTTCGGCATCCTCGGCAAGATCGGCGTGAACAGCGCCGGGCTCGGCGTGCACTTCAACATCCTCAACCACGCGAACGACGGCGACGGCATCGGCGTGCCCGTGCACGCGGTCGCCCGGCAGCTGCTCGAACAGGCGACCTCGCTCGACGAGGCGATCGAGATCGCCAGGTCGGCGTCGGTCACGGCATCGACGGTGCTCACGATCGTCGCCTACCGCGACGGGCGATCGGATGCCGCGTGCGTCGAGCTCAGCTCGGGCGGCACCGCCGTCGTGCGGCCGACCGGCGACGGGGTGCTGCTGCACACCAACCACTTCCTCGACGACGCCCTCGCCGGCGGCGAGATGGTTCCGGACACGTCGAGCACGTACCCGCGACTCGAACACCTGCGCGACCGGCTCGGCGCGCTCACGTCCATGGACGCGGTCGAACGGGCGGGCGTCGGCATGCTCGTGCACGAGGCCGACGGGGCGCCGGTGTGCTGCCACCCGGACCCCGCACTGTCGTTCGAGCACCGCTGGCAGACCCTGCTCACCATCTCGCTCGACGTGGAAGGCGGGCACCTGCAGTTCCACGAGGGCGGGCCGTGCACGGTGACGCGCGACTCGTGGCAGGTGTTCTGA
- a CDS encoding LacI family DNA-binding transcriptional regulator produces MTETLGGHVAATIVDVAREAGVSKTTASDALRGHGRVSDATRQAVLVAARNLGYSINRSARSLRTQTTGAIGLYIPQVLVRSEHYMSFVYGVVNEAAGSDYDVTVIVAGEEARPNYAPHVDGLVLIDPVEDDPMVERLTSTGLPVVSSERFPSGRQPAGVVWSDHGRYARELLDHLAARGARRPALIGSTTVSDWSMRIQGAYRAWCRLAGVEPVIAVAPFGADASLIQREAGAMLAGETGVDALIGAGDGVAAAVAPTLTAAGHVIGEDFLLASCVDSSALQVLNPAVTAIDTKGGEAGVACARMLFELLRGDADRGTSLELPLELLIRESTRGR; encoded by the coding sequence ATGACGGAAACCTTGGGAGGACACGTGGCCGCGACCATCGTGGACGTTGCGCGGGAGGCCGGGGTCTCGAAGACCACGGCCTCCGATGCGCTGCGCGGTCACGGCCGGGTGTCGGATGCCACGCGGCAGGCCGTGCTCGTCGCGGCCCGCAACCTCGGGTACTCGATCAACCGCTCGGCGCGGTCGCTGCGCACGCAGACGACGGGTGCGATCGGGCTGTACATCCCGCAGGTGCTCGTGCGCAGCGAGCACTACATGTCGTTCGTCTACGGCGTGGTGAACGAGGCGGCGGGCTCCGACTACGACGTGACCGTCATCGTCGCGGGCGAGGAGGCACGGCCGAACTACGCGCCGCACGTCGACGGGCTCGTGCTGATCGACCCCGTCGAAGACGACCCCATGGTCGAGCGGCTCACGTCGACGGGGCTGCCGGTGGTCTCATCCGAGCGGTTCCCGAGCGGGCGGCAGCCCGCGGGGGTCGTCTGGTCGGACCACGGGCGCTACGCCCGCGAACTCCTCGACCATCTCGCCGCGCGCGGCGCCCGCCGTCCCGCGCTCATCGGGTCGACCACGGTGTCGGACTGGTCGATGCGCATCCAGGGCGCGTACCGCGCGTGGTGCCGGCTCGCGGGCGTCGAGCCCGTCATCGCGGTCGCGCCGTTCGGTGCCGACGCCTCGCTCATCCAGCGTGAGGCGGGCGCCATGCTCGCGGGTGAGACCGGTGTCGATGCGCTGATCGGCGCCGGTGACGGCGTCGCCGCGGCGGTCGCGCCCACCCTCACCGCGGCCGGGCACGTGATCGGCGAGGACTTCCTGTTGGCGTCGTGCGTCGACAGCAGCGCGCTGCAGGTGCTGAACCCCGCGGTGACCGCGATCGACACCAAGGGCGGCGAGGCGGGCGTCGCGTGCGCACGGATGTTGTTCGAGCTGCTGCGCGGCGACGCCGACCGCGGCACGAGCCTCGAGCTGCCGCTCGAGCTGCTCATCCGCGAATCCACCCGCGGGCGCTGA
- a CDS encoding GNAT family N-acetyltransferase: MVIEVRPATRFADVSAMVGPKRPDANVCWCLSYRVPSKQNRALQGPERGAFVEQLVRQDPPPGVLAYDGDEVVGWAAVHPRADTSFARNRKIPHVDDLEVWSVWCIRVRPGHRGEGISHELLHGAVEFAREHGAPAIEGYPVDNRGERVDLTMAYVGTRGLFERAGFTKAADTDSVLNGFPRVLMRLDLG, translated from the coding sequence ATGGTAATCGAGGTGCGGCCCGCGACACGGTTTGCGGATGTCTCGGCCATGGTCGGCCCGAAGCGGCCCGACGCGAACGTGTGCTGGTGTCTCAGCTACCGCGTCCCCTCGAAGCAGAACCGCGCACTGCAGGGCCCCGAGCGCGGGGCGTTCGTCGAGCAGCTCGTGCGCCAAGACCCGCCGCCCGGCGTCCTCGCCTACGACGGCGATGAGGTCGTCGGCTGGGCCGCGGTGCATCCGCGCGCCGACACGAGCTTCGCGCGGAACCGCAAGATCCCGCACGTCGACGACCTCGAGGTGTGGTCGGTCTGGTGCATCCGTGTACGCCCCGGGCACCGGGGCGAAGGCATCTCGCACGAGCTGCTGCACGGCGCGGTCGAGTTCGCGCGCGAGCACGGCGCGCCCGCAATCGAGGGCTACCCGGTCGACAATCGCGGCGAGCGGGTCGACCTCACGATGGCCTACGTCGGCACGCGCGGGCTCTTCGAGCGCGCCGGGTTCACGAAGGCCGCCGACACCGACTCGGTGCTCAACGGCTTCCCGCGGGTGCTCATGCGCCTCGACCTCGGCTGA
- a CDS encoding CPBP family intramembrane glutamic endopeptidase: MSDAAPTNGWRRFWNRGGWWKALIAAVVYLALYLGAGALIGHFAGDLIDRDDLAATPESVFFALALPPFVGGVLLLLFAWSLGWLRELFSRRAQQARGWMWIAPALVAAAIVLRLAGADYGSYTVATVAVVFLAGIFVGFSEELLTRGLVVDLLRRRGYGEWAVMLLSTLVFALLHSANLLSGFSLDTVLLTIGFAFGFGICMYLTLRVTGSLLVPMLLHALYDPSVILATGGVDQNGANAAHNPLVAIGGLSTFAFLLLAVIALFLVRGRLTAPVDGLARARTLA; encoded by the coding sequence ATGAGCGATGCAGCACCCACGAACGGCTGGCGGCGCTTCTGGAACCGCGGCGGGTGGTGGAAGGCGCTCATCGCCGCGGTCGTGTACCTCGCACTGTATCTCGGCGCAGGCGCGCTCATCGGGCACTTCGCGGGCGACCTGATCGATCGCGACGACCTCGCGGCGACGCCCGAGAGCGTGTTCTTCGCACTCGCCCTGCCCCCGTTCGTCGGCGGCGTCCTGCTGCTGCTGTTCGCCTGGTCGCTCGGCTGGCTCCGGGAGCTGTTCTCCCGCCGGGCGCAGCAGGCCCGGGGCTGGATGTGGATCGCGCCGGCACTCGTGGCCGCCGCGATCGTGCTCCGGCTCGCGGGTGCCGACTACGGCTCGTACACGGTCGCGACGGTCGCCGTCGTCTTCCTGGCGGGCATCTTCGTGGGATTCAGCGAGGAGCTGCTCACCCGCGGACTGGTCGTGGACCTACTGCGCAGGCGCGGCTACGGCGAATGGGCGGTCATGCTGCTCTCGACGCTGGTGTTCGCGCTCCTGCACTCGGCGAACCTGCTGTCCGGGTTCTCGCTCGACACCGTGCTCCTCACGATCGGGTTCGCCTTCGGATTCGGCATCTGCATGTACCTCACACTGCGGGTCACCGGCTCCCTGCTCGTGCCCATGCTGCTGCATGCGCTGTACGACCCGTCCGTCATCCTCGCGACCGGAGGCGTCGACCAGAACGGCGCGAATGCCGCGCACAACCCCCTCGTCGCGATCGGCGGGCTCTCGACGTTCGCATTCCTGCTCCTCGCGGTCATCGCGCTGTTCCTCGTGCGAGGCCGGCTCACGGCGCCCGTCGACGGGCTCGCGCGGGCACGGACCCTCGCGTAA
- a CDS encoding DUF1345 domain-containing protein: MSDTHPPADDAAAGPSDAGHGASGADAPGVTPAGRPALAGQPTLADRPGRAGDPAPAAEAVGAFGPRDVLALVVESVGLVAQLVLLALGGFFISTEDEDAGVLALIGWCLVGTLYVFVTVVWMNIEVRGSESGSRPIRWILLHPLARVLSTTGAFIASIVGLWCAIELIFNPDWHDGIDLFAVWAMLLAWALFHWGFARIYFARFYKRADAPPLEFPKTPSPQLGDFVYFSFTNATNFSVSDVMVTDRRMRWTVIWHTTISFFFNALIIVLSINTITSGGFGGE, encoded by the coding sequence ATGAGCGACACGCACCCGCCGGCCGACGACGCGGCCGCTGGTCCGAGCGACGCCGGCCATGGGGCATCCGGAGCGGACGCTCCCGGCGTCACCCCCGCGGGCCGGCCGGCGCTCGCTGGCCAGCCGACGCTCGCGGACCGGCCGGGTCGTGCGGGCGATCCGGCGCCTGCGGCCGAAGCGGTCGGCGCCTTCGGTCCGCGAGACGTCCTCGCGCTCGTCGTCGAGTCGGTGGGGCTCGTCGCTCAACTGGTGCTGCTCGCGCTGGGCGGCTTCTTCATCTCCACGGAGGACGAGGATGCCGGGGTGCTGGCCCTCATCGGCTGGTGCCTCGTCGGCACGCTCTACGTGTTCGTCACCGTGGTCTGGATGAACATCGAGGTGCGCGGATCGGAATCGGGCAGCCGGCCGATCCGCTGGATCCTTCTGCACCCGCTTGCTCGCGTGCTGTCGACCACGGGTGCGTTCATCGCGAGCATCGTCGGGCTCTGGTGCGCGATCGAGCTCATCTTCAATCCCGACTGGCACGACGGCATCGACCTCTTCGCGGTGTGGGCGATGCTGCTCGCCTGGGCGCTCTTCCATTGGGGATTCGCGCGCATCTACTTCGCGCGGTTCTACAAGCGGGCGGATGCCCCGCCCCTCGAGTTTCCGAAGACGCCGTCACCGCAGCTGGGCGACTTCGTGTACTTCTCGTTCACGAACGCGACGAACTTCTCGGTGTCCGACGTCATGGTCACCGACCGTCGGATGCGCTGGACCGTCATCTGGCACACGACGATCTCGTTCTTCTTCAACGCCCTCATCATCGTGCTCTCGATCAACACCATCACGAGCGGCGGCTTCGGCGGCGAGTGA
- a CDS encoding cupin domain-containing protein — MSIDNGPRPNAFDIESATKENTDYRAVVWSGKYLQVTLMSIPVGSSVGLEKHPETDQFLRIDAGRGRVKMGPAEDDLSFQEDVSDGWSIQVPAGTWHDVVNTGDEPLQLYTVYAPVHHAAGIVQETKDDADRDEEAGVDEPPAWSVEPEQGEPDQHA; from the coding sequence ATGAGCATCGACAACGGACCCCGGCCCAACGCGTTCGACATCGAGTCGGCGACCAAGGAGAACACCGATTACCGCGCCGTCGTCTGGAGCGGCAAGTACCTGCAGGTGACGCTCATGTCGATTCCGGTCGGTTCGTCGGTCGGGTTGGAGAAGCACCCCGAGACCGACCAGTTCCTGCGCATCGACGCGGGGCGCGGACGGGTCAAGATGGGGCCGGCGGAAGACGACCTCTCGTTCCAGGAGGATGTCTCGGACGGCTGGAGCATCCAGGTGCCCGCGGGCACCTGGCATGACGTCGTGAACACCGGTGACGAGCCGTTGCAGCTCTACACGGTGTACGCGCCGGTGCATCACGCCGCCGGCATCGTGCAGGAGACGAAGGACGACGCCGACCGCGATGAAGAGGCGGGCGTCGACGAGCCGCCGGCATGGAGCGTCGAGCCCGAGCAGGGTGAGCCCGATCAGCACGCCTGA
- a CDS encoding alpha/beta hydrolase, with amino-acid sequence MSDESALNPAVAPDTIVLVHGLWMTPRSWGNWKQYYEAKGFTVVTPGYPGFEIEVEALREQPEIIANLTVPETVDHLAAVIEALPRPPIIMGHSFGGTLTQLLLARGLGASAVVIDSAPTEGVRVSPLSQVKSLFPAQKNPANRHRAVGFTPEEFHYAFANTLTREESDAVWREFAIPAPGNWVWEYGLFANLKPGPQETWVDYAKDRAPLLFIAGGEDHIMPPSVNRSNAKHWEKSPALTEYHEFPGRSHWTCAEPGWEAVADYALDWALAHARPAVSTHP; translated from the coding sequence ATGTCAGATGAGAGCGCTCTCAATCCGGCCGTCGCGCCAGACACCATCGTGCTTGTGCACGGGCTCTGGATGACCCCGCGAAGCTGGGGCAATTGGAAGCAGTACTACGAGGCCAAAGGCTTCACCGTGGTCACGCCCGGGTACCCGGGCTTCGAGATCGAGGTCGAGGCGCTGCGCGAGCAGCCCGAGATCATCGCGAACCTCACGGTGCCGGAGACGGTCGACCACCTCGCGGCCGTGATCGAGGCGCTGCCGCGCCCGCCGATCATCATGGGTCACTCGTTCGGCGGCACGCTCACGCAGCTCCTGCTGGCCCGCGGGCTGGGTGCCTCGGCGGTCGTGATCGACTCGGCGCCGACCGAGGGGGTCCGGGTGAGCCCGCTCTCGCAGGTGAAATCGTTGTTCCCGGCGCAGAAGAACCCGGCGAATCGGCACCGCGCGGTCGGGTTCACGCCGGAGGAGTTCCACTACGCGTTCGCGAACACGCTCACGCGCGAGGAGTCTGACGCGGTGTGGCGCGAGTTCGCGATCCCGGCGCCGGGCAACTGGGTGTGGGAGTACGGTCTCTTCGCCAACCTCAAGCCGGGACCGCAGGAGACCTGGGTCGACTATGCGAAGGACCGCGCCCCGCTGCTCTTCATCGCGGGCGGCGAGGACCACATCATGCCGCCGAGCGTGAACCGCTCGAACGCGAAGCACTGGGAGAAGTCGCCTGCGCTCACGGAGTATCACGAGTTCCCGGGTCGTTCGCACTGGACCTGCGCTGAACCGGGCTGGGAGGCCGTCGCCGACTACGCGCTCGACTGGGCGCTCGCGCACGCGCGCCCGGCGGTGAGCACCCACCCCTGA
- a CDS encoding helix-hairpin-helix domain-containing protein: MGTSHIPEQIGDLPPIGRPANSALLEAGISTLGEVAGLGRRRLLAMHGVGPKAVRILAAAIEEHGLTLAP; encoded by the coding sequence ATGGGCACGAGCCACATCCCCGAGCAGATCGGCGACCTCCCGCCGATCGGGCGCCCGGCGAACAGCGCGCTGCTCGAAGCGGGCATCTCGACGCTCGGCGAGGTCGCGGGCCTCGGTCGCCGCCGGCTCCTCGCCATGCACGGCGTCGGCCCCAAGGCCGTGAGGATCCTCGCCGCGGCGATCGAGGAACACGGGTTGACCCTGGCGCCCTGA
- a CDS encoding RNA polymerase sigma-70 factor, which yields MPDHHAPTRAQHDEAAAVFAGVRPRLFGIAYRMLGSVADAEDIVQDTWLRWHQYDRAQVHDPAAFLATTTTRLAINELKSARVRHEAYVGPWLPEPVDTGANPELKAERAELLHLATLLLMERLTPMERAAFVLREAFDYGYDQIARILRATEESARQLVSRARKHLAAERRTPVEASDHRELLAAFLDAAQSGDLTRLESILSADVVSTSDGGGLAARAARVPMVGRERVAKFVTAFSSWFWEGVDVRWIEANDQPAVLLTGSAGPVAMLAIEPSPAGIDRLYWVLNPAKLGGVLPSAD from the coding sequence ATGCCCGATCATCACGCACCCACGCGAGCGCAGCATGACGAGGCCGCTGCGGTCTTCGCCGGGGTGCGGCCACGACTGTTCGGCATCGCCTACCGCATGCTGGGCAGCGTCGCCGACGCGGAGGACATCGTGCAGGACACCTGGCTCCGTTGGCACCAGTACGATCGCGCGCAGGTGCACGACCCGGCGGCGTTCCTCGCGACCACGACCACCCGGCTCGCGATCAACGAGCTGAAGTCGGCGCGGGTCAGGCACGAGGCCTACGTCGGCCCGTGGCTGCCCGAGCCCGTCGACACCGGGGCCAATCCCGAGCTCAAAGCCGAACGCGCCGAGTTGCTGCACCTCGCGACGCTCCTGCTCATGGAACGTCTCACCCCGATGGAGCGTGCGGCGTTCGTGCTGCGCGAGGCCTTCGACTACGGCTACGACCAGATCGCCCGGATCCTCCGCGCGACCGAGGAGAGCGCACGGCAGCTCGTGAGCCGTGCACGCAAGCACCTCGCCGCCGAGCGACGGACGCCGGTCGAGGCATCCGATCATCGCGAGCTGCTCGCCGCGTTCCTCGACGCGGCGCAGTCCGGCGATCTCACGCGGCTCGAGTCGATCCTGAGCGCCGACGTCGTGAGCACGTCCGACGGCGGCGGGCTCGCGGCACGCGCCGCCCGGGTCCCGATGGTCGGCCGGGAGCGGGTCGCGAAGTTCGTGACCGCCTTCTCGAGCTGGTTCTGGGAGGGCGTCGACGTGCGCTGGATCGAGGCGAACGACCAGCCCGCCGTGCTCCTCACGGGCTCGGCCGGCCCGGTCGCGATGCTCGCGATCGAGCCGTCGCCCGCCGGCATCGACCGCCTCTACTGGGTCCTCAACCCGGCGAAGCTCGGCGGGGTGCTGCCGTCGGCCGACTGA
- a CDS encoding alpha/beta fold hydrolase: MNPAPGSAALPRMGPIRRVAAGVLDVAYVAYVEHGPADGPPVLLLHGFPYDIHSYVDVAPRLAEAGRRVIVPYLRGHGPTRFRERATPRSGQQAALGQDVIDLMDALGIERAALAGYDWGGRAACVAAALRPERVAGIVSVNGYLVQDIRASLAPLRPVLEAGFWYFFYFLTERGRLGLTADPRGVAEVIWRRNSPAWAFDDATLDRAAEAFRNPDYVEVVIHSYRHRLDHADGAPAYRRLEGALAALPPITVPAVTLDGLADGNFPATDASAQAEHFTGPRVHRHVPGAGHNLPQEAPEAFADAVLEVAQLAELPAVSRPTAAPRRASPG; the protein is encoded by the coding sequence ATGAATCCGGCACCGGGGAGCGCCGCGCTGCCGCGGATGGGCCCGATCCGCCGCGTGGCCGCGGGCGTGCTCGACGTCGCGTACGTCGCGTACGTCGAGCATGGCCCGGCCGACGGGCCGCCGGTGCTCCTGCTGCACGGGTTCCCGTACGACATCCACAGCTACGTCGACGTCGCGCCCCGGCTCGCCGAAGCAGGTCGACGCGTGATCGTGCCCTACCTGCGCGGCCACGGGCCGACCCGGTTCCGCGAGCGGGCGACGCCGCGCAGCGGCCAGCAGGCGGCGCTCGGTCAGGACGTCATCGACCTCATGGATGCGCTCGGCATCGAGCGCGCGGCGCTCGCCGGCTACGACTGGGGTGGCCGCGCCGCGTGCGTGGCCGCGGCGCTCCGGCCTGAACGGGTCGCGGGGATCGTGTCGGTGAACGGATACCTCGTCCAGGACATCCGGGCCTCGCTGGCGCCGCTCAGACCCGTGCTGGAGGCCGGGTTCTGGTACTTCTTCTACTTCCTCACCGAGCGCGGGCGGCTCGGGCTCACCGCCGATCCGCGCGGTGTCGCCGAGGTGATCTGGCGCCGCAACTCGCCGGCGTGGGCGTTCGACGATGCGACCCTCGACCGCGCCGCCGAGGCGTTCCGCAATCCCGACTACGTCGAGGTCGTGATCCACTCGTACCGGCACCGGCTCGACCACGCCGACGGAGCACCCGCCTACCGGCGGCTCGAGGGCGCACTCGCCGCACTGCCGCCGATCACGGTGCCGGCGGTGACGCTCGACGGCCTCGCGGACGGCAACTTCCCGGCGACGGATGCCTCGGCCCAGGCCGAGCACTTCACCGGCCCTCGAGTGCACCGGCACGTGCCGGGCGCCGGGCACAACCTGCCGCAGGAGGCGCCCGAGGCGTTCGCGGACGCGGTGCTCGAGGTCGCGCAGCTGGCCGAGCTGCCCGCGGTCAGTCGGCCGACGGCAGCACCCCGCCGAGCTTCGCCGGGTTGA
- a CDS encoding SDR family oxidoreductase yields MRVAVIGGTGLIGGRLVSRLTAFGHDVVTASRATGVDSYTGHGLASALAGADALIDVSNSGYLDEAGANEFFYASTLNLLTYGAAAGVRHHIALSIVGTDRLSRTEGGYFAAKAAQERLIRSSGRPYTIVHSTQFFEFIQSIADSASIQHRVRVSNAFIQPIAADDIADAVAGVVAGAPANGMIEFAGPDRFRIEEVVRQGLRILHDPRQVEADPLAQYFGTQLAEDELLPGLDATLAPTHFADWLAAGGDPGEAGTPIAPEARAHDAAIREPAAWRRPAGAADEASVAVEPAP; encoded by the coding sequence ATGCGCGTCGCAGTCATCGGCGGCACCGGCCTCATCGGCGGCCGCCTCGTCTCCCGGCTCACCGCCTTCGGGCACGACGTGGTCACCGCGTCGCGAGCGACCGGGGTGGACTCGTACACGGGCCACGGTCTCGCGTCGGCGCTCGCGGGCGCGGACGCCCTCATCGACGTGTCGAACTCGGGATACCTCGACGAGGCGGGCGCGAACGAGTTCTTCTACGCATCGACCCTCAACCTGCTGACCTACGGCGCGGCCGCCGGCGTGCGACACCACATCGCGCTGTCGATCGTGGGCACCGATCGGCTCTCGCGCACCGAGGGCGGGTACTTCGCCGCGAAGGCCGCGCAGGAACGGCTGATCCGCAGCTCGGGCCGCCCGTACACGATCGTGCATTCCACGCAGTTCTTCGAGTTCATCCAGAGCATCGCGGACTCGGCGTCGATCCAGCACCGCGTGCGGGTCTCGAACGCGTTCATCCAGCCGATCGCGGCCGATGACATCGCCGACGCGGTAGCCGGTGTCGTCGCGGGTGCACCCGCGAACGGCATGATCGAGTTCGCGGGCCCCGACCGGTTCCGGATCGAGGAGGTCGTGCGGCAGGGCCTGCGCATCCTGCACGACCCCCGCCAGGTGGAGGCTGACCCGCTCGCGCAGTACTTCGGCACGCAGCTGGCCGAGGACGAGCTGCTGCCCGGCCTCGACGCGACCCTCGCGCCGACGCACTTCGCCGACTGGCTCGCGGCCGGCGGCGACCCGGGCGAGGCGGGCACGCCGATCGCGCCCGAAGCGCGGGCACACGATGCGGCGATTCGCGAACCGGCTGCGTGGCGCCGGCCGGCCGGCGCCGCCGACGAGGCATCCGTCGCCGTGGAACCCGCCCCATGA
- a CDS encoding SDR family oxidoreductase, which yields MRIVVIGGTGLIGSRVVTALTELGHEAIPASPNSGVNTLTGEGVAEALAGADVVVDVSNSPSFADDDVLAFFTTSTTNLLEAERAAGVRHHVALSVVGADRLPDSGYLRAKVAQERLITDSGQPYTIVRATQFYEFVGRIADEATVDGVARLSTGLMQPIAAAEVSLTVARAAAGTPVNRIVEIGGPEQLPMAEFIGRALGQRGDTREVVADPEAPYFGTLLRGDELTPGPDAQLSSLSYTEWAETQVPAAARPGH from the coding sequence ATGAGAATCGTCGTCATCGGAGGCACCGGCCTCATCGGATCCCGAGTCGTCACCGCACTCACCGAGCTCGGCCACGAGGCGATCCCCGCCTCGCCGAACTCGGGTGTGAACACCCTGACCGGCGAGGGTGTCGCCGAGGCACTCGCCGGTGCCGACGTCGTCGTCGACGTGTCGAACTCGCCCTCGTTCGCCGACGACGACGTGCTCGCGTTCTTCACGACGTCGACCACGAACCTGCTCGAGGCCGAGCGCGCCGCCGGCGTGCGACACCACGTCGCCCTCTCCGTCGTCGGCGCCGACCGGCTGCCCGACAGCGGCTACCTCCGCGCCAAGGTCGCGCAGGAACGACTCATCACCGACTCGGGCCAGCCGTACACGATCGTGCGTGCGACGCAGTTCTACGAGTTCGTGGGCCGGATCGCCGACGAGGCGACGGTCGACGGCGTCGCTCGGCTGTCGACCGGACTCATGCAGCCCATCGCCGCGGCCGAGGTCTCGCTCACGGTCGCGCGAGCGGCCGCAGGCACCCCCGTGAACCGCATCGTCGAGATCGGCGGGCCGGAGCAGCTGCCCATGGCCGAGTTCATCGGCCGCGCCCTCGGGCAGCGCGGCGACACCCGCGAGGTCGTGGCCGACCCCGAGGCGCCGTACTTCGGCACGCTGCTCCGCGGCGACGAGCTCACGCCCGGCCCCGACGCCCAGCTCTCGAGCCTCTCCTACACCGAGTGGGCCGAGACGCAGGTGCCCGCGGCCGCGCGGCCCGGACACTAG